One genomic region from Pecten maximus chromosome 5, xPecMax1.1, whole genome shotgun sequence encodes:
- the LOC117328473 gene encoding potassium voltage-gated channel protein Shaw-like, producing the protein MVCDKIEPVLQVGADQFVVPVESVLKTFGSKIEMFLDTTSRTDTYTKYVIMRPKDSTMALIEYCYTGQLHIPKSVCKGEFLTELRFWGLKSRLLEACCYHKLCAFLKDQKMLKGFENMYMESENCGAGHSGNGNAKERIWGIVNCDRKSTCSKVYFYVSTTFVLLMITVLALTSMSDVKDNEQHPDGNSSGTSDLLPSTNQLNITGFSNMSANCGTVTPMPLRYTPTIIRVNCVACSLLTGGSRGMSPSNKSKKLEVENTYIHLHLPKCCKTNIVQSTVIPFSEILDHTTEYKDVYDLDITPIPDYTQDLYDLDKPPKPNFNDYGNDSSMNQTTKLNGTRYFATNVTPHSASSEIYSDATSPGANISKMALKNITNNENIFKSSVKDWTTTFLTNSFSNSKKKLSSFTSARELASNADFENVLCHYMEHVITAFFTVEFVLRLITCPNKKEFLSGVLNLLDLILLLDSFGRILLDLRSDLMETMTVVYDLLLYLQMFRVFRLFRTIEHIKAFKVLRYSLVTGMKDICVLVMYVMVTMCIFSNFIYFVENKSDFPSIPAAWWWSIVTMTTVGYGDVVPKTVFGKLIGCICALSGVVLFSLIIPVFVSTFLTAYEYAKGCQDGEEGCRDGEDGKDSRRIGTLNSNENKQITRVLNVDIMCKEQLHNPNEHPILLRKTETMETTQF; encoded by the exons ATGGTATGTGACAAAATTGAACCTGTTCTCCAAGTCGGTGCTGATCAGTTTGTAGTCCCCGTGGAATCTGTTCTCAAAACTTTCGGGTCAAAGATTGAAATGTTCCTTGACACAACATCCCGGACAGATACATACACGAAATACGTCATTATGAGGCCCAAAGACTCTACCATGGCTCTGATAGAATACTGCTATACCGGGCAGCTTCACATTCCTAAGAGTGTCTGCAAGGGCGAGTTTTTAACGGAGCTGCGGTTCTGGGGATTGAAAAGCAGACTGTTAGAAGCATGCTGCTATCACAAGCTCTGTGCTTTCCTGAAGGATCAGAAAATGCTCAAAGGGTTCGAAAACATGTATATGGAATCAGAGAACTGTGGCGCTGGGCATTCTGGGAATGGCAATGCAAAAGAACGAATATGGGGAATCGTCAACTGTGATCGAAAGTCAACGTGTTCAAAG GTGTATTTCTATGTGTCGACAACCTTTGTACTGCTGATGATTACTGTCCTTGCCCTTACCAGCATGAGCGATGTAAAAGATAACGAGCAGCATCCCGACGGGAATTCGTCTGGTACTTCGgatctgttaccttctacaaaTCAATTGAATATTACAGGTTTTTCAAATATGTCCGCGAATTGCGGTACCGTGACACCGATGCCACTGAGATATACTCCTACTATTATCAGAGTAAATTGTGTTGCCTGCAGCCTCCTAACCGGTGGGAGCCGTGGGATGTCACCAAGTAATAAAAGTAAAAAGCTAGAAGTagaaaatacatacatacacttaCACCTGCCAAAATGTTGTAAGACTAATATTGTACAATCAACTGTAATACCATTCAGCGAAATACTGGACCACACTACTGAGTACAAGGACGTATATGATCTGGATATAACTCCAATCCCTGATTACACTCAGGACTTGTATGATTTGGACAAACCTCCAAAGCCTAATTTTAATGATTACGGGAACGATAGTTCCATGAACCAAACGACGAAATTAAATGGCACGCGGTATTTTGCTACAAACGTTACGCCACACTCAGCTTCCAGCGAGATATACAGTGATGCAACAAGCCCTGGTGCAAACATCAGCAAGATGGCATTAAAAAACATAAcgaataatgaaaatatatttaaatcatctGTCAAGGATTGGACGACTACATTCCTTACGAACTCATTTTCAAATTCTAAGAAAAAACTTTCTTCGTTCACCTCAGCGCGGGAACTAGCAAGTAATGCAGATTTTGAAAACGTTTTATGTCACTATATGGAACACGTCATAACAGCATTCTTTACTGTTGAATTCGTCCTCAGACTGATTACATGTCCGAACAAAAAGGAATTTCTCAGTGGCGTATTGAACTTGTTAGATCTGATCCTGCTCCTTGACAGTTTCGGGAGAATTTTGTTGGATTTACGGAGTGATTTGATGGAGACTATGACCGTGGTGTACGACCTGCTCCTTTATTTACAAATGTTCCGTGTATTTCGTCTCTTCAGGACAATAGAACATATCAAAGCATTTAAGGTCCTTCGTTATTCCCTTGTTACTGGTATGAAAGACATTTGCGTTCTAGTCATGTACGTCATGGTAACAATGTGCATATTCTCCAACTTCATCTACTTTGTTGAAAATAAATCGGATTTTCCCAGCATTCCCGCGGCATGGTGGTGGAGTATCGTAACCATGACAACGGTAGGCTATGGGGATGTGGTGCCGAAGACTGTGTTTGGAAAGTTGATTGGCTGTATCTGTGCTCTATCAGGCGTTGTGTTATTTTCCCTCATCATACCAGTATTTGTCAGCACGTTCCTCACAGCCTACGAATACGCAAAAGGCTGTCAGGATGGTGAGGAAGGCTGTCGGGACGGTGAGGACGGTAAAGACTCAAGGCGAATTGGGACGCTGAACTCAAATGAGAACAAACAGATCACAAGGGTCCTTAATGTTGACATAATGTGTAAGGAACAGTTGCATAACCCAAACGAACATCCAATACTACTACGGAAAACAGAAACTATGGAAACTACTCAATTTTGA
- the LOC117328471 gene encoding potassium voltage-gated channel subfamily V member 1-like has translation MDYKECILQIGAHQFVVRMESVLKTFGSKIEMFLDTTSQTDAYTKYVIRRPKDSTMALVEYCYTGQLHIPQSVCKGEFLTELQFWGLNHSLLEKCCYHKLCAFVNDQKMLEGFENMHKKPENSSAGRNVNAKERIWGIVNCDRKSTCSKVYFYVSTTFVLLMIANLALTSMNDEQDTVQKDMSALAMDMTQTPVSDLRVNPTTDTDPSIYFHVEARGYRRLQKEPSTK, from the exons ATGGATTATAAAGAGTGCATTCTCCAGATCGGTGCTCATCAGTTTGTAGTTCGCATGGAATCTGTTCTCAAAACTTTCGGGTCAAAGATCGAAATGTTCCTTGATACAACATCCCAGACAGATGCATACACGAAATACGTTATTAGGCGGCCCAAAGACTCTACCATGGCTCTGGTAGAATACTGCTATACCGGACAGCTGCATATTCCTCAGAGTGTCTGCAAGGGCGAGTTTTTAACAGAGCTGCAGTTCTGGGGACTAAATCATAGCCTGCTGGAAAAATGCTGCTATCACAAGCTCTGTGCTTTCGTGAACGATCAGAAAATGCTCGAAGGGTTCGAAAATATGCACAAGAAACCAGAAAACAGTAGTGCTGGACGAAACGTGAACGCAAAGGAACGAATATGGGGTATTGTCAACTGTGATCGAAAGTCAACGTGTTCAAAG GTGTATTTCTATGTGTCGACAACCTTTGTACTGCTGATGATTGCCAATCTTGCTCTGACTAGCATGAACGATGAACAGGACACCGTCCAGAAGGACATGTCTGCATTGGCAATGGACATGACTCAGACACCAGTCTCTGATCTGAGAGTCAATCCAACAACGGATACAGATCCTTCAA TTTACTTTCACGTGGAAGCCCGGGGCTATCGCCGACTGCAAAAAGAACCGAGTACAAAGTAG
- the LOC117328470 gene encoding potassium voltage-gated channel protein Shaw-like — protein MVDPPADYMDYGDNKPADYTDYGSDDPMDQKNQTLLHSGSVQIMPIPASNEMSSGNINPGANHSKTNSSSLLSQNFTIIRDDSINARIFTALKETILTSKEKLSSFTSSLKRNNVKHIEYIVYHYMEHVITAFFTVEFVLRLITCPYKKEFLSGVLNWLDLILLLGSFGRILLDLRSDFMETMAVVYDLLLYLQMFRVFRLFRTIEHIKAFKVLRYSLVTGMKDICVLVMYVMVTMCIFSNFIYFVEKKSDFPSIPAAWWWSIVTMTTVGYGDMVPKTVLGKLIGCICALSGVVLFSLIIPVFVSTFLTAYEYANGSLDEDVKRKPGRKVSPNINTDKQVENLCCVEDVFPKHQKRETACNVNMQCPPYQEHSNGDLQRKYPTANRETTKF, from the coding sequence ATGGTTGACCCTCCTGCTGATTACATGGACTATGGTGATAATAAGCCTGCTGATTATACTGATTATGGTAGTGACGACCCCATGGATCAGAAAAACCAAACACTTCTACATTCGGGATCTGTTCAGATAATGCCAATTCCAGCATCGAATGAAATGTCTAGTGGTAACATTAATCCAGGGGCAAATCATAGTAAAACAAACAGCAGTTCGCTATTATCACAAAACTTTACAATAATACGTGATGACTCTATCAATGCGAGGATTTTTACTGCTTTAAAGGAAACGATTTTGACTTCAAAAGAAAAATTATCTTCATTCACATCATCTTTAAAACGTAACAACGTAAAACACATTGAATATATCGTTTATCATTATATGGAACACGTCATAACAGCATTCTTTACTGTTGAATTCGTCCTCAGACTCATTACATGTCCGTATAAAAAAGAGTTTCTCAGCGGCGTGCTGAACTGGTTAGACCTAATCCTTCTCCTTGGCAGTTTCGGGAGAATTTTGTTGGATTTACGGAGTGATTTTATGGAGACTATGGCCGTGGTGTACGACCTGCTCCTTTATTTACAAATGTTCCGTGTATTTCGTCTCTTCAGGACAATAGAACATATCAAAGCATTTAAGGTCCTTCGTTATTCCCTTGTTACTGGTATGAAAGACATTTGCGTTCTAGTCATGTACGTCATGGTAACAATGTGcattttctcaaacttcatctACTTTGTTGAAAAGAAATCGGATTTTCCCAGTATTCCCGCGGCTTGGTGGTGGAGTATCGTAACCATGACAACGGTAGGATATGGAGATATGGTACCGAAGACGGTGTTGGGAAAGTTGATTGGCTGTATCTGTGCTCTATCAGGCGTTGTGTTATTTTCCCTCATCATACCAGTATTTGTCAGCACGTTCCTCACAGCCTATGAATACGCGAACGGGTCACTGGACGAGGATGTCAAGAGAAAACCTGGGCGAAAGGTGTCGCCAAATATAAACACAGACAAACAGGTAGAAAATCTCTGTTGCGTTGAAGATGTGTTCCCCAAACATCAGAAAAGAGAAACTGCTTGTAATGTAAACATGCAATGTCCCCCATACCAGGAACACTCCAACGGAGATCTCCAACGGAAATATCCAACGGCAAATCGGGAGACTACTAAGTTCTGA
- the LOC117328472 gene encoding potassium voltage-gated channel subfamily B member 2-like → MVCKECILQIGADQFVIPIESVLKTFGSKIEMFIDTTSRTDTYTKYVIRRPKDSTMALIEYCYTGQLHIPKSICKGVFLTELKFWGVNHSLLETCCYHKLCAFVNDQKMLKGFENMHKKPENSSAGRNVNAKEKIWGIVNCDRNSTCSKVYFCVSTTFVLMTIAILALTSMNDVQDTGQYPDMTDVQETAHQNMSASAVNLNVSTTLNPLSNISQPTATEDPTTPPGVGNVEPTELIYPPVSIYVNCDPCCHLNGTSPGQIPNRRTNLRVENTDIHLKILECCLFYILQPSAIQANEMVEPPTDYKDSEDVYDVDKSTIPIPDFTYHNYDSAINQTSRLNEMKAFSGFVNVTPHSSFQDMASAIPNTTADHRLSPSNISFEKIKTVKINITADHLSVKVKLSDFVLNTVLNSKEKLYSFASSLKLNSITYLENVICYYMEYVLMAFFSVEFVLRLITCPIKKEFLSGVLNWLDLILLLGSFGRILLDLRSDLMETMTVVYDLLLYLQMFRVFRLFRTIEHIKAFKVLRYSLVTGMKDICVLGMYVMVTMCLFSNFIYFVENKSDFPSIPAAWWWSIVTMTTVGYGDMVPKTVLGKLIGCICALSGVVLFSLIIPVFVTTFLNAYEYANGSLDDDQWNDDSKKRISISLCNVEHESPECQEREICGLCDIEVNCIGHKEHTRNTIELGISNGNLQQKSVKENQETICI, encoded by the exons ATGGTGTGTAAAGAGTGCATTCTCCAGATCGGTGCTGATCAGTTTGTGATCCCCATCGAATCTGTTCTCAAAACGTTTGGTTCcaaaattgaaatgtttatagACACAACATCCCGGACAGATACGTACACGAAATACGTCATTAGGAGGCCCAAAGACTCTACCATGGCTCTGATAGAATACTGCTATACCGGACAGCTTCACATTCCTAAGAGTATCTGCAAGGGCGTGTTTCTAACAGAGCTGAAGTTCTGGGGAGTGAATCACAGCCTGCTGGAAACATGCTGCTATCACAAGCTCTGTGCTTTCGTGAACGATCAGAAAATGCTCAAAGGATTCGAAAATATGCACAAGAAACCAGAAAATAGCAGTGCTGGGCGAAACGTGAAcgcaaaagaaaaaatatgGGGTATTGTCAACTGTGATCGAAATTCAACGTGTTCAAAA GTGTATTTCTGTGTTTCAACAACCTTTGTACTGATGACGATTGCTATCCTCGCCCTTACAAGCATGAATGACGTACAAGATACAGGACAGTATCCCGACATGACAGACGTGCAAGAGACCGCACATCAGAATATGTCTGCATCAGCAGTTAACTTGAATGTGTCGACAACCCTTAATCCGTTATCGAATATCAGTCAACCTACCGCTACCGAAGATCCCACTACGCCGCCTGGTGTCGGTAATGTTGAACCAACCGAACTGATATACCCTCCAGTTTCTATTTACGTGAATTGTGATCCCTGCTGTCACCTAAACGGCACGAGCCCGGGGCAAATACCAAATAGAAGAACCAATTTGAGAGTAGAAAATACAGACATTCACCTGAAAATCCTAGAATGTTGTTTGTTCTATATATTACAGCCAAGCGCAATACAAGCGAATGAGATGGTCGAACCCCCTACTGACTACAAGGACTCTGAGGACGTTTATGATGTAGACAAATCTACAATACCAATACCTGATTTTACCTATCATAATTATGATAGTGCTATCAATCAAACAAGCCGATTAAATGAAATGAAGGCATTTTCAGGGTTTGTTAACGTCACGCCACACTCTTCCTTCCAAGACATGGCTAGTGCTATCCCAAATACTACTGCTGATCACAGGCTTAGTCCTTCAAATATCAGTtttgaaaaaatcaaaactgttaaaataaatatcacagCAGATCATCTAAGTGTCAAGGTGAAACTGAGTGACTTCGTTTTGAATACAGTCTTAAATTCCAAGGAAAAGTTGTACTCATTCGCCTCATCACTAAAGCTAAACAGCATAACATATTTAGaaaatgttatatgttattacaTGGAGTACGTCCTAATGGCATTCTTTAGTGTTGAGTTTGTCCTCAGACTCATCACATGTCCGATCAAAAAGGAGTTTCTCAGCGGCGTGCTGAACTGGTTAGACCTAATCCTTCTCCTTGGCAGTTTCGGGAGAATTTTGTTGGATTTACGGAGTGATTTGATGGAGACTATGACCGTGGTGTACGACCTGCTCCTTTATTTACAAATGTTCCGTGTATTTCGTCTCTTCAGGACAATAGAACATATCAAAGCATTTAAGGTCCTTCGTTATTCCCTTGTTACTGGTATGAAAGACATTTGCGTTCTAGGCATGTACGTCATGGTAACAATGTGCCTATTCTCCAACTTCATCTACTTTGTTGAAAATAAATCGGATTTTCCCAGCATTCCCGCGGCATGGTGGTGGAGTATCGTAACCATGACAACGGTAGGATATGGAGATATGGTACCGAAGACGGTGTTGGGAAAGTTGATTGGCTGTATCTGTGCTCTGTCAGGAGTTGTGTTATTTTCCCTCATCATACCAGTATTTGTAACCACGTTCCTGAACGCCTATGAATACGCGAATGGGTCGCTTGATGACGATCAGTGGAATGACGACTCTAAGAAAAGGATTTCAATAAGTCTATGTAATGTTGAACATGAGTCTCCCGAATGCCAGGAAAGAGAAATATGTGGTTTGTGCGATATTGAAGTTAACTGCATCGGGCATAAAGAACACACTAGAAACACAATCGAACTCGGAATCTCCAACGGAAATCTCCAACAGAAATCTGTAAAGGAAAACCAAGAGACTATTTGTATTTGA